The window CCGGCCATCCGGCTCACGATCGTTTCCGCCGCGCGGCTCTGATACGCATGGTCGACTTCGCCGTCGAGGGTAACGCAGCCGTGGTCGACCTCGACCGCGATCTTGTGATCGCGCAGCGCCTCCTGCCAGCCGAGCGCGAACGTGATCGCGATCGCCAGCTCGTGGTCGGCGCATGCGCTTGCCGGCGGCGTGACGCTCAGTTCGAGCACCAGCGCGCGCGCATCGGCGACATGCAAAGCGGTTTTCTGCGCTTCCAGCTTCTGCGCCCAGCTCGCGACCGTGCCGCGCAGCGTGACGACGCGATCACGGACGTCGACGTCGATCCGGCGCGCGTCGAGCGCCGGGTCCCAGAACAGCGCCTGCTCGACATCCTGCTTCAGTACGGCGTCGGACTTCATGCCGGTCTCCCGTCGGCGCATGCCGGCCGCGACGTTTGCGACCGGATCCGTGCACCATCGCGATCAGCATCGCGCACGGCGGCCGCGACGGCTTGACGAGGATCAAGCAACGGCCGGCTCGCGGCGGCCGCGCGTCGGTGCGCCGCCGTCCGCCCCGCGCTGCTTCGATCGCCCCGCTCGGCCAAAAAGGACGACGCCGCGGCGGCACAGCCGGCCGCGTCGACGCGCCCGCATCGCGGCCACGTCTCGGTGCGCGCGTCAATCGAGGGGCCGCTCGACACGCAATCCGGCCCGAGTGACCCAGATCAAGGGGAAACCCGGTAATCGTCGGATATAAACGAGGCCGAAGCGGCGACGCCCGAGGGCGCCGCCATCCCGTATTCCTGCATTCGTCGAGGCCTTCCATGCGCGCTGCCGCGCTTGCCGCTCCGTTTCACCCGACCGTCGTGCGGCGCATGCGTGTCGCCGTGCTGTTGGCGGGCCTGGGACTGCTGTCGGGCTGCCTGTCGCTCGCGCCTGCCGACACGCGCCCGCCCGCACCGATTCCCGCCGCCTTCCCCGATCCGTCGGCCGCCGCGGCGCCCGCCGCGCAGGCGCCCGACTGGCAAGCCTACTTCGTCGACACGCGCCTTCAGGCGCTGATCGAGCAGGCGCTCGCGAACAACCGCGACCTGCGCGCAGCCGTCGCGCGGGTCGAGGAAGCGCGCGCCGTCCATGGCATCCGGCGCGCGGATCAATGGCCGTCGATCAACGCCGGCGCCGCGTACGCGCGCTTTCGCACGCCCGGCGGCCTGCTCGCGCCGTCGCCGTTCATCGGCCGGCTCTACGACGTGCAGCTCGCGGAAACGCAATGGGAGATCGACTTCTGGGGCCGTGTGCGCAACCTGAAGGACGCGGCGCGCGAACGGTATCTGGCGAGCGATGCGGCCCGCCAGGCGACCACGCTGAGCGTCGTCACCGGCGTCGCGAACGCGTATCTGACGCTGTGCGAGATCGACGAGCGGATCGTGCTGACCCGCGCGACGATCGACAGCCGGCGCGAGTCGCTGCGGATTTTCCGGCTGCGTTACGCGGCCGGCGCGATCTCGCGGCTGGACCTGACGCAATCGGAAATCCTGCTGCAGCAGGCCGAATCGCTCGGCGTCCAGTTGCAGCAGGCGCGCGCCACGGCGGCCGATGCGCTCGCGCTGCTGGTCGGCGCGTCGCCCGAGCTGCCCGCCACGCCGCTCACGCTCGACGACCAGGCCGTGATGCCGGCGCTCGCGCCCGGGCTGCCGTCCGCGCTGCTCGAAAACCGTCCCGACGTGATCGCGGCCGAGCACCAGTTGCGCGCGGCGCACGCGAACATCGGCGCGGCGCGCGCGGCGTTCTTCCCGCGCATCGCGCTCACGAGCGCGATCGGCTCGGGCAGCTCGGCGCTGCACGACCTGCTGACGTCGGGAACGGGCGTGTGGTCGCTGATCCCCAGCGCCACGCTGCCGCTCATCGACGGCGGCCGCAACCGTTCGAACCTCGCACTCGCGAACGCACAGCGCGACGAGGCCGTCGCGCAATACGAGAAAACCGTGCAAAGCGCGTTCCGCGACGTGTCCGACGCGCTCGCGGCGTGCGACTGGCTGGCCGAGCAGCTGCGCGTCGAACGCGCGACGCTCGCGTCGCAGACGGAGCGCGCGCGGCTCGCGAAGCTGCGCTACGACAGCGGCGCGGTGCGCTTTCTCGAAGTGCTCGACGCGCAGCGCGACCTGCTGAATGCCGAGCAGCAGCTCGTGCAGACGCGCCGCGCGCTGCTGTCGAGCCGCGTCGCGCTGTACGGCGCGCTCGGCGGCGGCCCCGACGATCCGCGCGTGCCGCCGACGGCGCAGCAGCCTATCCATTCGACTGACTCGGAAAACAGACAATGAAAACCATCCCGCGCCCTCTTCTGATCGGTGCCGGTGCGGCCGTGCTCGCCGTCTGCGTCGCCTATTACGGCTGGTCGCGCTGGCGCGACGGCCGGGCCGACGCGGGGCTCGTGAGCGGCAACGGCCGCATCGAGGCGACCGAGATCGACGTCGCGACCAAGCTGCCGGGGCGCGTCGGCGCGATGCTCGTCGACGAAGGCGATTTCGTGAAGGCCGGCCAGCCGCTCGCCAGCATGGACGTGCTCGTGCTGCACGCGCAGCTCGACGAGGCGCGCGCGAAGGAGCAGCAGGCGTTGAACACGGCCGCGAGCGTCGACGCGCAGGTCGCGCAGCGCCGCAGCGACAAGGCGGCAGCCGAGGCGGCCGTCGTGCAGCGCGAAAGCGAGCTGGACGCCGCCCGGCGCCGGCTCGCGCGCTCCGAAACACTGTCGCGCGAAGGCGCGTCGTCGATGCAGGAGCTCGATGACGATCGCGCCCGCGCGCGCAGCATGGAGGCGACCGTGCGGGCCGCCCGCGCGCAGGTCGATGCGGCGCAGGCCGCGATCGATGCGACGAAGGCGCAGCTCGTCGCCGCGCACTCCGCCGTCGCGGCCGCGCAGGCGACCGTCGCGCGGGTGCAGGCCGACCTCTCTGACAGCGAGCTGACCTCGCCGCGCGACGGCCGCGTGCAGTATCGGGTGGCCGAGGCCGGCGAAGTGCTGCCTGCCGGCGGCAAGGTGCTCAACGTCGTCGACCTGTCCGACGTGTACATGACGTTCTTCCTGCCGGAGACCGTGGTCGGCAAGGTGCCGCTCGGCGCCGACGTGCGGATCGTGCTCGACGCCGCGCCGCAGTACGTGATCCCCGCGCGGGTGTCGTTCGTGTCGAGCACCGCGCAGTTCACGCCGAAGACGGTCGAGACGGCCAACGAACGGCAGAAGCTGATGTTCCGCGTGAAGGCGCGCATCGACCGCGACCTGCTGCTGCGCCATCTCCGGCTCGTCAAGACCGGGCTGCCGGGTGTCGCGTGGCTGAAGACCGATTCGCACGCGGCGTGGCCCGAGCGCCTCGCGATCAAGGTGCCGCAGTGAACACGACGACGCGCGCAGATACCGACAGCCGCGCGACCGACGGCGCGCCGGGCGCGGCCGGCCCGGCGCCGGTCGCCCGGCTGTCGGGCGTGTCGCTGCGCTACGGCGGCAAGGCGGCGCTCGACGGCGTGACGCTCGCGGTGCCCGCCGGACGCATGATCGGGCTGATCGGCCCGGACGGCGTCGGCAAGTCGAGCCTGCTCGCGCTCGCGTCGGGCGCGCGGGCGATCCAGCAAGGCCAGGTGAGCGTGCTCGGCGGCGACATGGCGTCGGCCGCGCACCGCGATCGCGTGTGCGGCCGGATCGCGTACATGCCGCAGGGCCTCGGCAAGAACCTGTATGCGACGCTGTCGGTCGAGGAAAACCTGCAGTTTTTCGCGCGGCTGTTCGGCCACGACGCGGCCGAGCGGCGGCGCCGGATCGACAGCCTGACGCGCAGCACCGGCCTCGATCCGTTCCTCGACCGCCCGGCAGGCAAGCTGTCGGGCGGCATGAAGCAGAAGCTCGGCCTGTGCTGCGCGCTGATCCACGATCCCGACCTGCTGATCCTCGACGAGCCGACGACCGGCGTCGACCCGCTCGCCCGCGCGCAGTTCTGGGAGCTGATCGGCCGGATCCGCGCGGCGCGCCCGGCGATGAGCGTGGTGGTCGCGACCGCTTACATGGACGAGGCGCAGCGCTTCGACTGGCTGATCGCGATGGACGCCGGCCGCGTGCTGGCCACCGGCACGCCTGACGAGCTGCTCGCGCGCACCGGCTGCGACCGGCTCGAATCGGCGTTCATCGCGCTGCTGCCGGACGAGAAGCGGCGCGGCTACGTGCCGGTGCGGGTGACGCCGCTGCAGGCCGACGACGCCGCCGGCTACGCGATCGAGGCGCGCGACCTGACGATGCGGTTCGGCGATTTCGTCGCGGTCGATCACGTGAGCTTCCGGATCCGGCGCGGGGAGATCTTCGGCTTTCTCGGCTCGAACGGCTGCGGCAAGTC of the Burkholderia ubonensis genome contains:
- a CDS encoding BON domain-containing protein, which codes for MKSDAVLKQDVEQALFWDPALDARRIDVDVRDRVVTLRGTVASWAQKLEAQKTALHVADARALVLELSVTPPASACADHELAIAITFALGWQEALRDHKIAVEVDHGCVTLDGEVDHAYQSRAAETIVSRMAGVVGVANRIQVRAAHTASDVGAQIAAAFARRAQRESAAISVDAVDGVVTLSGTVDSLADRRAACGAAGAVRGVRQVVDRLTVA
- a CDS encoding efflux transporter outer membrane subunit, which codes for MRAAALAAPFHPTVVRRMRVAVLLAGLGLLSGCLSLAPADTRPPAPIPAAFPDPSAAAAPAAQAPDWQAYFVDTRLQALIEQALANNRDLRAAVARVEEARAVHGIRRADQWPSINAGAAYARFRTPGGLLAPSPFIGRLYDVQLAETQWEIDFWGRVRNLKDAARERYLASDAARQATTLSVVTGVANAYLTLCEIDERIVLTRATIDSRRESLRIFRLRYAAGAISRLDLTQSEILLQQAESLGVQLQQARATAADALALLVGASPELPATPLTLDDQAVMPALAPGLPSALLENRPDVIAAEHQLRAAHANIGAARAAFFPRIALTSAIGSGSSALHDLLTSGTGVWSLIPSATLPLIDGGRNRSNLALANAQRDEAVAQYEKTVQSAFRDVSDALAACDWLAEQLRVERATLASQTERARLAKLRYDSGAVRFLEVLDAQRDLLNAEQQLVQTRRALLSSRVALYGALGGGPDDPRVPPTAQQPIHSTDSENRQ
- a CDS encoding HlyD family secretion protein — its product is MKTIPRPLLIGAGAAVLAVCVAYYGWSRWRDGRADAGLVSGNGRIEATEIDVATKLPGRVGAMLVDEGDFVKAGQPLASMDVLVLHAQLDEARAKEQQALNTAASVDAQVAQRRSDKAAAEAAVVQRESELDAARRRLARSETLSREGASSMQELDDDRARARSMEATVRAARAQVDAAQAAIDATKAQLVAAHSAVAAAQATVARVQADLSDSELTSPRDGRVQYRVAEAGEVLPAGGKVLNVVDLSDVYMTFFLPETVVGKVPLGADVRIVLDAAPQYVIPARVSFVSSTAQFTPKTVETANERQKLMFRVKARIDRDLLLRHLRLVKTGLPGVAWLKTDSHAAWPERLAIKVPQ